CGCTTGCCGTCGGCGTCCAGCACGAATGGGCGCAACTGCTCGTCGAAGCCCACGGTGAAGCGGCGCGACCCGTAGTCGATGACCGTCGTACCGTCCGGCTCCAGGCCCAGATCAGGAACCAGACGGTCCGACAACTGGTCACCTGTGAGCCCGAGACCCTCGGCCACCTCGGTGATCTTCTCCTGCGCGCGCGCCTTGAGCGCCTTGAACTTCACCCGCTGCGCGATGCCGTGCAGGTGCAGCAGGGCCACGTCGCTGCCGATCTCGGCCAGCACGTTCAGCCCCTCGACCGCCCGGTGGTGCGCTCCCTGGCCAGGCCAGTCACGCAGGATCGGCGTCAGTCGGCGCACCGTCTCATCGTCGCCGAGCACCCCGAGGCTGTGCAGGATCCAGCTCTCCTTGGCCGGCATGGCCGCCTGGCGCCACTCCTCGAACAGGGCCCAGGCGAACGCCGACAGCGAGTCGGCGCGGCAGTTGTCGGTGACGACGGCCAGGCCGGCGTACGGATCGCCCGGCTTGGACAGCGCGAGCATCGTCAGCACATGGCGGACCGCGTCCTCCGGCAGCGCCTCGCCGGACGTCAGCAGGATCTGCGGCAGGACCGCGGGCTGCACCCAGGCGGGCAGCACCGGCATCCGCGCCGGAAGCGTGTTCTCCAACGGATCCGTGGCCAGACCCTCAGCGACGATCTCCGCCGCCTCGGCGCCGTAGCGCTCGGTTACAGCCGCCAGCACAGCGTCCGTGCCGTCGTCGGCTGCCACCAGACGCAGGGCCTGCTCGGCGGCCCGGCGTGCGGCACCCGTCTGACCGACCGCGTCCGGAACGAGCAGCAGGCCGGCGGCGATGCCGTGCCGGGCGAACCAGGAACGTGCGGTGATCTGAACGGACTTGAGTCGCACCATGCCGTCGGCCAGCACCCGCGCCGCACCGAGGTCGAGAACCGGCAACAGCAGGCGGGCGAGAGCGGCGGGCTGGCGCTCAGCGGCCCACACCGCCATCGGCACGGCGGCCACGTCGTACTTGGCAAGCACGGCGGGCAGCCAGTCGCTGCCACCCCAGAGCTCCTCGGGCCGCCACTTCTCCACCCAGGGCAGCAGCACGTCAGCCGGCCCCTGGAGCAGCAGACGGTGCGCGTACCAGAGGTTGCTACGAGAGCCTAGGTGCTTGGCGGCCTCCTGACCCCAGTTCGTCCCCTCCGGGTACTCCCACCCGAGATAGTCCACGTGCGACCAGCGTTCACGCTCACCCTCGCGCCACACCAGGGCCGAGGTGCTGTCCGGCTCCAGGCCGAGGAGGACGCGCGCCTTCCGCTGGGTCCGCGCGCGCGTCCACGGCGGGGACACCAGGAGGTCGGGCAGCGACTCCGGAGCGGCCTCGGCCACGCGCTCACGAGCACCGTCTAGCGAGCGCACCAGCTCGGCCGTCGTCGCGTCGAGCTGCGGCAGAATCGCCGGGAGCAGACCGCTGTTCAGCACCACATGCGTGTTGAGGAGCTGGCGCGCCGCCGGGGCGTTCTTGCCGTTCGTCAACGATGCCGAGGCGAGCAAGCGAACGGCCCGCACCGGGTACCGCTGCATCGCCTCCTGGAGCGCGGGCCGGACCTGCTTGTCGTCGAGCCGCGCGATCAGCAGCCGGAACGCGTCGTCGTGGGGGAACTGAGCCACCGCTGACGCGGTGGTGCGCAGCTGGTCGGAGCCGTAGGCCCGGTCCAGCGCCTCGTTCAGGAACGGCACGCACGCGGTGCCCAGACCGTCGGCGAGAGTCGCGATGAGCGCCACCGACCAGCCGTTCCAGGTCAGCTTGGGCGCCGGGCCGATGCGCTCGACCTGCGCGGAATCTCCCAGCGCGCAGAGCAGCAGCCCGCGCAGGTCGAAGGCCTCGTTCCCGTATTCCGGCTCCTCGTCGAGGCACTCCTCGACCCACCCGGGCACATCGGGTGCGAGATAGGACGTGAGAGCCCGCCGACGCGCGGTGGTCCGGCACTTCTCCAGTGCCGCGACCACCTGGGCGTAGGCCTCCTCGTTCGCGCAGGCGACCAGCGCACGCACCCGGTCCAGCTGCGGACGGACCATGTAGGGGGCGGTGTGCCGGGAACCGGTTCCCTGGAACCGCAGAGCAGGATCCGTGCGGACGGACCCGCGCTGCTGCCAGCCCGTCTCGACCTCAAACGTCTCGACCGCCGCCACGGCCGCGAACACGAGCCCGTGCCGCTCGATCCACGCGTCGACGAACGGGGATTCCTCCCAGCCTCCCCGCGACGTCCACGCCGGCGGCAGCATGCTCGCCACCGCGGCGGCCCCGAGCGGGTCAGCCTCCCCCTCCATATAGGCACGGGCTGCGCGCACGAGCACGGGGTGGGAGTGCGGGGCGGTCAGCGTCTGCTCGATCCACTCCTGCTCGGAGCTGATCCGCTCCACCGCCCGGGCGACGACTTCCGCACGCACCCCCGCGACATTGCGCACCACGCCGCCACGCCGCGGGTGCAGCAGCCGCCGCCAGGCGCTCGGCATCTGGAAGGTGTCCTCATCGGGCAGCGCGGCCTCCGGTGCCTCCGAGCTCTCCGCCCGTGGCAGAGGTCCGCTCATCGGGTCGATCACGGTCCCGCCAGGCCGAACAGCCGACGGGACGACCTCGAGGTATCCCTTCTTCACCTTCTCCGCGACCAGCTTGTCGAACTGGGCTCCAGCCGCTTCAGCCGACGCCAACGCCTTGATCTGCGTCCGCCCTTCGGTGCCGATCCGTCCGTAACACACCGTCACAGAGGCGCCGTCGACCGCCGCCTCCCAGAACTTCGACGACCCGCCCCCGACAAGCTCCCAGCGCCGCACAGCTCCTCCTCCACGCCGTGGCAAAACACCGGGTGCAGGACTCAACCGGTGATCAGTGGGCGCCACCCTAGCCGCCACCCCTGACAGACGTTTCGCGGGCCAACCTGTGACGTTCCGCTTCTAGGCACCCCGTCGCAGATTCGGTGCAAGGAGGCGGCCCGAATTGCCGTGATCTGATTCCGTTTAGGGTGTCGGGCTGCGGAGGCTGAGCCAGCGGACATGACCAACGAGCAGACAAACCCGTTGGTCGATGTGGGCCAAGGTTGGCAGGATGCGCGGCGATGGCCTTCCACTCGTACTCCTTCGACAGTCTTCCGACCGATCCCACCGCCACCGCGCGCGACGCTTTGAACGGCCTGGCCGTCGGCGACGCCTTCGGCGCCCAGTTCTTCGTCCCCGACAACCTCCCCGCCCTGCGCGACCAGCGGCTACCCGAGGCGCCATGGCCGTGGACCGACGACACCGAGATGGCCTGCTCCATCCACCAACTCGTCATGCACCGAGGCATGGTGGACCAGGACGAACTCGCGAACTCGTTCGCCGAACGCCACGACTTCGACCGCGGCTACGGCCCCGCGATGAACCGCCTGCTGCGCCTGGTCCGCCAGGGCAGCGACTGGCGCGAACTCGCAACCGGCCTGTTCGACGGGCAGGGCTCCTGGGGCAACGGCGCCGCGATGCGCGTCGCCCCTCTCGGCGCCCGCTACCCAGACGACGCGGAACGAGCAGCCCGGCAAGCCACCCTGTCCGCCGAGGTGACCCACACCCACCCCGAGGCCATCGCCGGGGCCGTCGCGGTCGCCGTCGCCGCCAGCCGCGCCGCGCAGGGCCGAGCCGAACCCGTGACGGGTGCCGACCTGCTCACCACTGTTCTGGACCTGACCCCGCCCAGCCGCGTCCGAGAGGGCATCGCGGAGGCGCGCACGCTCCTGGACCAGCCCCACGTGGAGCTCGCCGCCCACCGGCTCGGCAACGGACGCCAGGTCAGCGCGGTGGACACCGTCCCCTTCACGCTCTGGTGCGCCGCACAGCACTTGACCAGCTACGAAGCCGCTCTGTGGGCCACCGCCTCGGCCGGCGGCGACGTCGACACCACGTGCGCGATCGTCGGCGGCATCGTCGCCTCCCGTGTCGGCACCGAGGGCATCCCCGCCGTCTGGCGCGAACGCACCGAGACCCTGCCCGCCTGGCTGCACGGCCACGGCACCTGGGACACCGCCCACACCACCACGATTGCCGACCGCCACCCCTGCCCTTGCTGCGGACACCTCGTCCACGACGAACCGCGCGGCTCGTACGGCATCTGCCCGGTGTGCTTCTGGGAGGACGACCTGTCCCAACTGCGCTGGCCGACCACGACCGGGGCCAACCGCGTCTCCTTGATCGAGGCGCAGGGCAACGTGCAGCGCTTCGGGGCCTGCGATCGGCGCGGCCTGCGCTTCACCCGCCGTCCCCTCCCGGACGAGCCGCTCGACCCGCTCTGGCGGCCGATCGACCCTCAGCAGGACTCCTTCGAGGACGCCGACGATCCAGCGCCCTGGCCCGACTACCAGCCAGATCTCTACTGGTGGCGACCGTCGTTCTGGCGGCGATAATCCGAATGATCGGCAAGCAGGTCCGGCCTGGTCAGGTCAGTACCAGAGCGTCATTCCGGCAGCGCCGAGACCGTGCCGGGCGGCGTGACGCAGCACCCTCAGGGGGCCGCCAACCAGATCGTCCAGGTCGTGGTCGCTTCCGTCGGCCATCCCGGCAAGCCAGTCCCGGATGCGCTCCTCGACGGCGCTGCGGCGTCCCGGTGCGAGGTCGAGGGCGGCCTCCACTGCCGGAAGGGCTGCACGGACACCGGCCGCATCGAGCAGGAAGTCGCCGTGCCAGCCGGGGAGCTGGGACACCGCTGCGGGGCCGAGGCCGTAATGGAGTGCAGCAACGGGGTCTCCCTTGCGCGTCGACACGCAGAACAGGTCGACGCCCTCGCGCTGGGGGACGAG
This genomic interval from Streptacidiphilus rugosus AM-16 contains the following:
- a CDS encoding DUF4132 domain-containing protein, with product MSGPLPRAESSEAPEAALPDEDTFQMPSAWRRLLHPRRGGVVRNVAGVRAEVVARAVERISSEQEWIEQTLTAPHSHPVLVRAARAYMEGEADPLGAAAVASMLPPAWTSRGGWEESPFVDAWIERHGLVFAAVAAVETFEVETGWQQRGSVRTDPALRFQGTGSRHTAPYMVRPQLDRVRALVACANEEAYAQVVAALEKCRTTARRRALTSYLAPDVPGWVEECLDEEPEYGNEAFDLRGLLLCALGDSAQVERIGPAPKLTWNGWSVALIATLADGLGTACVPFLNEALDRAYGSDQLRTTASAVAQFPHDDAFRLLIARLDDKQVRPALQEAMQRYPVRAVRLLASASLTNGKNAPAARQLLNTHVVLNSGLLPAILPQLDATTAELVRSLDGARERVAEAAPESLPDLLVSPPWTRARTQRKARVLLGLEPDSTSALVWREGERERWSHVDYLGWEYPEGTNWGQEAAKHLGSRSNLWYAHRLLLQGPADVLLPWVEKWRPEELWGGSDWLPAVLAKYDVAAVPMAVWAAERQPAALARLLLPVLDLGAARVLADGMVRLKSVQITARSWFARHGIAAGLLLVPDAVGQTGAARRAAEQALRLVAADDGTDAVLAAVTERYGAEAAEIVAEGLATDPLENTLPARMPVLPAWVQPAVLPQILLTSGEALPEDAVRHVLTMLALSKPGDPYAGLAVVTDNCRADSLSAFAWALFEEWRQAAMPAKESWILHSLGVLGDDETVRRLTPILRDWPGQGAHHRAVEGLNVLAEIGSDVALLHLHGIAQRVKFKALKARAQEKITEVAEGLGLTGDQLSDRLVPDLGLEPDGTTVIDYGSRRFTVGFDEQLRPFVLDADGKRRKDLPVPGVKDDQELAPAERKRFMGLKKDVRTIASDQIRRLEAAMVAQRSWTAGEFRELFVQHPLVWHLVRRLVWLAGVDSGTGTGAGEGAEVTAFRIAEDRSFADVNDDEFTLAEDATVRLAHPLHLGDTLAAWSELFADYEILQPFNQLGRAVRSLTPEEAAANRLHRFEGCTVPVGRLLGLTKRGWERGEPQDAGVERWFSKKITEGCHLVIELNMGIAVGVVDMFPDQTFDTVWLAGAPGDYRPMWNYTHVFGDLDPVAASELLADLEEVAP
- a CDS encoding ADP-ribosylglycohydrolase family protein, with protein sequence MAFHSYSFDSLPTDPTATARDALNGLAVGDAFGAQFFVPDNLPALRDQRLPEAPWPWTDDTEMACSIHQLVMHRGMVDQDELANSFAERHDFDRGYGPAMNRLLRLVRQGSDWRELATGLFDGQGSWGNGAAMRVAPLGARYPDDAERAARQATLSAEVTHTHPEAIAGAVAVAVAASRAAQGRAEPVTGADLLTTVLDLTPPSRVREGIAEARTLLDQPHVELAAHRLGNGRQVSAVDTVPFTLWCAAQHLTSYEAALWATASAGGDVDTTCAIVGGIVASRVGTEGIPAVWRERTETLPAWLHGHGTWDTAHTTTIADRHPCPCCGHLVHDEPRGSYGICPVCFWEDDLSQLRWPTTTGANRVSLIEAQGNVQRFGACDRRGLRFTRRPLPDEPLDPLWRPIDPQQDSFEDADDPAPWPDYQPDLYWWRPSFWRR